The DNA sequence CAGATGAACAGAGCCTCATATCTGGGTGAAAAGAACCCACCTCGATTACTCCACCTCCGATGAGAATGTTTTGGCCGGAGCTAGTCAATTTCCGCACGCCTGAAGTACGGTGAGGCCACGCTGATAGGAGGTAGGTATATTTTCGGATTTCCTGCTCCTGCGAAAGAGCTGCTCGTCGGAGCTGAGCTATTAGGACACAACAGTCAAGTTCTCTATGTCGGAATATTACCAAAACAAATCTGAAAACAACTATTATAAAAACGCTTTCCAATTTATACTTAAGCCATTCAAAGTAAAGCGGTTACAAATTTGGAAAAACATCTAAGGAGGATTAGAAATGGCTACAGAAGCAAAAGTAGGAAAGGTAACTTTAGCGGTTCCATCAAACCAAGAATATGTTGATGGTATCAAGAGCGCACCGGCATTTGGAATCAAAGATAAACTCGGTTACATGTTCGGGGATTTAGGGTTTAATTCATTACAAGTACTGGTCAACACGTACTTAATGATTTTCTTCGTTAATATCGTGCAAATAACACCGGTACATTTTTCACTTATTATCGCGATTTGTAAGGCATCAGATGCAATCAATGATCCCTTTATCGGAAGGGTAGTGGATAACAAAGCGGGCTCTAAATTTGGTAAGTACAAGCCATTCTTAATGAAATACTTGTTACCATATCTCGTAACTACAATTTTATTATTTGTGAACTTAGCTAGCGCACCTTACGCTGTCAAAATCGGCTATGCCCTTATCACCTACTTCATTTGGGGAATCGTGGGAACGTTCATTAATGTACCATATGGTGCCATGCTGAGCTCCATTACAGCTGACATGAAAGGCAGAACCGATCTGTCAAACTTCAGAAGTATCGGATCTGTGATGGCAAACGTCATAGTGACCTCCATTGCACCGTTAATCTTGTTCGATCAAATGGACAATCCGGTCGCAAGTCAATTTGTTGTCTTAGCCATTATCTTGTCCGTATTCACTGCCGTCTGCTTGTTCTTGACCCATATTTTGGTAAGAGAGCGTATCGTTATACCTGATAAAACAGATGAACAAAAGAGCATCAACTATTTCAAAATTATGAAAACGTTTGTGAAGAATCGTCCGATGATTGCAGTTATTTCTGCTTATATCATTACGAAATTCTTTATTCAAACAACCGGCATCATGAACCAGTATGTCTTCATGAGTCACTACCGTGCAACGGAGCAACTCGCAGCACTTGGTTTAGCAACCTTGATTCCGATAGTTGCGGCTATGTTTATTGTTAAGCCGATGATTAACCGTTTTGGGAAAAAGAACCTTGTGACATGGCCGGCACTATTGGCAGCGGCATCATTCGCAGTAAATGCAGTTTTCCCTGTCTCATCGACCATGTATATTTTCTTCCAATTGTTGGGGCAATTTTTTGTAGGGTTCTTCAG is a window from the Trichococcus shcherbakoviae genome containing:
- a CDS encoding glycoside-pentoside-hexuronide (GPH):cation symporter produces the protein MATEAKVGKVTLAVPSNQEYVDGIKSAPAFGIKDKLGYMFGDLGFNSLQVLVNTYLMIFFVNIVQITPVHFSLIIAICKASDAINDPFIGRVVDNKAGSKFGKYKPFLMKYLLPYLVTTILLFVNLASAPYAVKIGYALITYFIWGIVGTFINVPYGAMLSSITADMKGRTDLSNFRSIGSVMANVIVTSIAPLILFDQMDNPVASQFVVLAIILSVFTAVCLFLTHILVRERIVIPDKTDEQKSINYFKIMKTFVKNRPMIAVISAYIITKFFIQTTGIMNQYVFMSHYRATEQLAALGLATLIPIVAAMFIVKPMINRFGKKNLVTWPALLAAASFAVNAVFPVSSTMYIFFQLLGQFFVGFFSLLIWSLIADAVDYQAYLTKDRNDGTICATITFLVFLVSSLSTSMIALLLDVVGYDVALGAAQTTEVASSIKMLGGILPVIGAVLIFVCFHFIYNMTDAEMQKISQEVNGL